Proteins from one Mycobacterium adipatum genomic window:
- a CDS encoding helix-turn-helix transcriptional regulator, with protein MDLLSAKQVSDIIGIPVGTLRYWRHCDIGPASFTLGRRVVYRRDEVLRWISEQESATRRGGGDAA; from the coding sequence ATGGATCTACTGAGTGCCAAACAGGTTTCAGACATCATCGGCATTCCCGTTGGAACTCTCCGCTACTGGCGCCACTGCGACATCGGACCGGCCAGTTTCACCTTGGGCCGCCGAGTCGTCTACCGGCGCGACGAAGTGCTGCGATGGATCTCGGAGCAAGAAAGCGCAACCCGGCGCGGAGGCGGAGACGCCGCGTGA
- a CDS encoding PaaI family thioesterase, which produces MGCGPDNPHGLQLVVHRRGDAVYSDVIFDERHIGAPGLAHGGAVAAACDDVLGFTLWIAGTPAVTRSLTVEYLRPVPLHQPHRITAHIRCREGRALHVMATGTDSDGANRFTATAVFVAVSQDHFAAHGDVSAFGGLLEQFSRHGGLDDGRP; this is translated from the coding sequence ATGGGTTGCGGCCCCGACAATCCCCACGGACTGCAGTTGGTGGTGCACCGCCGCGGCGACGCGGTGTACTCCGACGTGATTTTCGACGAGCGCCACATCGGGGCTCCTGGGCTGGCCCATGGCGGAGCAGTTGCGGCGGCGTGCGATGACGTCTTGGGATTCACATTGTGGATCGCCGGCACACCAGCGGTGACTCGCAGCCTGACAGTGGAGTATCTGCGGCCGGTACCTCTGCATCAACCCCACAGGATCACCGCCCACATCCGGTGCCGCGAAGGACGGGCTCTGCACGTCATGGCGACGGGCACTGATTCCGATGGGGCCAACCGCTTCACCGCCACTGCGGTATTTGTCGCGGTCAGCCAGGATCACTTCGCTGCGCACGGCGACGTCAGTGCTTTTGGCGGCCTTCTCGAACAGTTCTCACGTCACGGCGGCCTCGACGACGGGCGACCATGA
- a CDS encoding TetR/AcrR family transcriptional regulator — protein MSDSQPAPVPDDDVDPRRIRSRNRLLDAAATLLSTGGVEAVTIDAVTKASKVARTTLYRHFQSSSHLLAATFERLLPQVATPVPTSGPLRDQLIELLSRQAALFNDAPLHVTTLAWLSLGPTGPTNEADDRHTSGALRARVVDQYRQPFDAILSSPTAQAELENFDRELALCQLVGPLAFARMTGIRGITHDDCENLVDGFLAAHCKSDDGETKRVKAASLHAGRPLA, from the coding sequence GTGAGCGACAGTCAGCCAGCGCCGGTCCCTGACGATGACGTGGACCCGCGGCGAATCCGGTCTCGAAATCGACTGCTGGATGCAGCCGCGACCCTTCTGAGCACTGGCGGCGTGGAAGCCGTCACGATCGATGCCGTCACCAAAGCGTCCAAAGTGGCCAGAACCACGCTTTACCGCCATTTCCAAAGTTCGTCGCACCTGCTCGCAGCCACGTTCGAACGCTTGCTTCCCCAGGTGGCGACTCCGGTACCGACCAGCGGCCCTCTGCGTGACCAGTTGATCGAATTGCTAAGCCGCCAAGCCGCTCTTTTCAACGACGCGCCACTGCATGTCACGACGCTGGCATGGCTGTCCCTTGGTCCCACCGGCCCGACGAACGAAGCCGATGATCGACACACATCCGGCGCGTTGCGGGCCCGAGTCGTCGACCAGTACCGGCAACCGTTCGACGCCATACTCTCTAGCCCGACGGCGCAAGCCGAGTTGGAGAACTTCGACCGAGAACTGGCGCTGTGCCAACTGGTCGGCCCACTGGCGTTTGCCCGGATGACCGGGATTCGCGGCATCACTCACGACGACTGCGAGAACCTCGTCGATGGCTTTCTCGCCGCCCACTGCAAGAGCGACGATGGCGAGACCAAGCGCGTGAAGGCCGCCAGTCTGCATGCAGGGCGACCGCTCGCATAG
- a CDS encoding tyrosine-type recombinase/integrase, translated as MQRRNRRAGVEDRWRRSDGTPAARNGKGRRWLARYVDDQGGENTRSFDRKVDAQAFLNEITAAQTIGTYVAPKAGRITVRELHAKWLGTQGHLKETTVATRAFAWSGYVEGRWAAVAVADVQSSDIRAWVQQLAAGGAKPATIENALSVLRQILEMAVDDRRIPRNPCMGVKSPRRQHRARGYLTHRQVELLAREVGEYAIVVRFLAYTGLRWGEMAALRVESFDMLRRRVNIREAVAEVKGRVVWSSPKSHERRSVPFPAFLAEPLAVLMMGKRREDLVFTSPGGALLRVSTWRPRVFNVAVQRLQAADPAYPTVTPHDLRHTAASLSISAGANVKAVQTMLGHASAVLTLDTYADLFPDDLEQVSVALDAARMRSLESTADQLRTGK; from the coding sequence ATGCAGCGACGAAACCGCCGCGCCGGCGTCGAGGACAGGTGGCGTCGATCGGACGGGACCCCTGCCGCGCGCAATGGCAAAGGGCGCCGATGGTTGGCCCGGTATGTCGATGATCAAGGCGGTGAGAACACCCGTTCGTTCGACCGCAAGGTGGACGCTCAGGCCTTTCTCAACGAGATCACAGCCGCGCAGACGATAGGAACCTATGTCGCGCCAAAAGCCGGGCGCATTACCGTCCGTGAATTGCACGCCAAGTGGCTTGGTACCCAGGGCCATTTGAAGGAGACGACGGTTGCGACACGCGCGTTCGCATGGTCGGGCTACGTCGAAGGCCGGTGGGCCGCGGTCGCAGTAGCCGACGTGCAATCGTCGGATATCAGGGCGTGGGTGCAGCAATTGGCGGCGGGTGGAGCCAAACCGGCCACCATCGAGAATGCGCTTAGCGTCCTGAGACAGATTCTGGAGATGGCCGTCGACGATCGACGGATCCCCCGCAATCCGTGTATGGGAGTGAAGTCGCCGCGACGACAGCACCGAGCACGGGGCTACCTGACGCACCGGCAGGTGGAACTTCTGGCCCGCGAGGTCGGCGAGTACGCCATCGTTGTTCGATTTCTGGCCTACACCGGGTTGCGCTGGGGCGAGATGGCAGCGCTGCGGGTGGAGTCATTCGACATGCTGCGTCGCAGGGTGAATATCCGTGAGGCGGTCGCCGAGGTGAAGGGACGTGTGGTGTGGTCGTCGCCGAAATCCCACGAACGTCGCTCGGTGCCGTTCCCGGCGTTCCTGGCCGAGCCGCTGGCCGTGCTCATGATGGGTAAGCGGCGTGAGGACTTGGTGTTCACATCGCCAGGAGGAGCACTGCTGCGAGTGTCGACGTGGCGGCCGCGGGTCTTCAACGTGGCCGTCCAACGTCTCCAGGCAGCAGACCCGGCGTACCCCACCGTGACACCGCACGACCTTCGCCACACGGCGGCGTCGCTGTCGATCAGCGCGGGGGCCAACGTCAAGGCCGTCCAGACGATGCTCGGGCACGCGTCCGCAGTCCTGACCCTGGACACCTATGCAGACTTGTTCCCGGACGACCTGGAGCAGGTTTCGGTTGCACTAGATGCGGCGCGGATGCGGTCTTTGGAATCCACTGCGGACCAGCTGCGGACTGGGAAGTAA
- a CDS encoding TIGR04255 family protein: MTIDPHTLRPAEDVPLGGLPSADPTLLGNAPLEVAVIEIRYTARTDEITPEVAAAFRDDLVENTGVDFPSIQPTVQQQMRIDFGANGVSQVAAESSGWQIASADGAHVTLMPDILIMQVNRYERWRTSMKAPLTVLVESLGRLVKPSLVHRIGLRYVDRFHDSGFNSAEAWRGRIDDTLLGPVLNPVFGGSVRGAQQQVEIRLDDHHGALLRHGPVRDDSGKCVQYLLDTDVFRHSSFTFDVREVVISAERLNRTSLSLFQASVTDTYLKELREGSAK, encoded by the coding sequence ATGACCATCGATCCACACACACTTCGCCCAGCTGAGGACGTTCCATTGGGGGGGCTGCCCTCGGCCGATCCGACCCTGCTCGGAAACGCTCCCCTCGAAGTCGCAGTGATCGAGATCCGGTATACCGCCCGTACCGACGAGATCACACCGGAGGTCGCCGCTGCTTTCCGGGACGACCTTGTGGAGAACACGGGGGTGGACTTCCCGAGCATTCAACCCACCGTCCAACAGCAGATGAGGATCGACTTCGGGGCCAACGGCGTTTCCCAGGTGGCAGCGGAGTCCAGTGGGTGGCAAATTGCTTCCGCGGACGGAGCACACGTCACGCTCATGCCCGACATCCTGATCATGCAGGTCAACCGCTACGAGCGGTGGCGTACCAGCATGAAGGCTCCGCTAACCGTTCTGGTCGAATCTCTCGGACGGTTAGTCAAGCCATCGTTGGTGCACCGCATCGGTCTGCGGTACGTCGACCGCTTCCATGACAGTGGGTTCAACTCTGCAGAGGCTTGGCGTGGCCGGATCGACGACACCCTTCTGGGCCCTGTGCTTAACCCAGTGTTCGGCGGCAGTGTTCGAGGTGCTCAACAGCAGGTGGAGATCCGGCTTGATGATCATCACGGCGCGTTGCTGCGGCATGGACCAGTTCGCGATGATTCGGGCAAGTGCGTGCAGTATCTACTCGATACGGACGTGTTCCGCCACTCCTCATTCACGTTCGACGTGCGAGAGGTCGTCATCTCAGCGGAGCGGCTGAACCGCACTTCGTTGTCACTTTTTCAGGCGTCGGTTACCGATACCTACCTGAAAGAGCTTCGAGAAGGGAGCGCGAAATGA
- a CDS encoding metallophosphoesterase, producing the protein MSHLKNTAAIAAGTLAAGIGYASLIERNAFALREVTMPVLTPGSTPLRVLHLSDLHMLPRQRRKQAWLRELATLAPDFVVNTGDNLSHQKAVPAVVQALGDLLSVPGVFVFGSNDYFAPKPKNPTNYLFNKKRRIHGDPLPWQDLRAAFTERGWLDMTHTRREFDVAGLRIAAAGVDDPHLKRDRYETIAGAPSPTANLSLGVTHSPEPWVLDRFAADGYQLVMAGHTHGGQLCLPFYGAVATNCELDRTRAKGPSQWGADMKLHVSAGIGTSPYAPVRFCCRPEATLLTLVATPTKGSVLGRRAGQAHPTVSAR; encoded by the coding sequence ATGTCGCACCTGAAGAACACTGCCGCGATCGCCGCAGGCACGCTCGCCGCAGGGATCGGCTATGCGTCGTTGATCGAGCGCAACGCGTTCGCGCTTCGGGAAGTGACGATGCCGGTGCTGACACCGGGCTCGACCCCGCTGCGGGTGCTGCATCTTTCGGACCTGCACATGCTGCCGCGGCAGCGGCGCAAACAGGCCTGGCTGCGGGAACTGGCGACGTTGGCACCCGATTTCGTGGTCAACACCGGGGACAACCTGTCGCACCAGAAGGCGGTGCCCGCCGTCGTGCAGGCGCTCGGTGACCTGCTGTCGGTGCCCGGGGTGTTCGTGTTCGGCAGTAACGACTATTTCGCGCCGAAGCCGAAGAATCCGACGAACTACCTGTTCAACAAGAAGCGCCGGATCCACGGTGATCCGCTGCCCTGGCAGGACCTGCGGGCCGCGTTCACCGAGCGCGGCTGGCTGGACATGACGCACACCCGCCGCGAATTCGACGTCGCCGGGCTGCGGATCGCCGCCGCCGGGGTCGACGATCCGCACCTGAAGCGGGACCGCTACGAGACCATCGCCGGCGCACCCAGCCCGACCGCGAACCTGTCGCTGGGCGTCACGCACTCGCCCGAACCATGGGTGCTGGACCGCTTCGCCGCGGACGGCTATCAGCTGGTGATGGCCGGGCATACGCACGGCGGCCAGCTGTGCCTGCCGTTCTACGGGGCCGTCGCGACCAACTGCGAACTGGACCGCACGCGCGCCAAGGGCCCGTCGCAGTGGGGCGCGGACATGAAGCTGCACGTGTCGGCGGGTATAGGGACGTCCCCGTACGCCCCGGTGCGGTTCTGCTGCCGGCCGGAAGCGACCCTGCTGACCTTGGTGGCCACCCCCACCAAGGGATCGGTGCTGGGTCGCCGCGCCGGACAGGCCCATCCGACCGTATCGGCACGGTGA
- a CDS encoding ATP-binding protein — protein MSDNTETDKKSVAARLVSMAQERYLLGLSEEGEPFGADRDRPHLVMLLRAGKAGLRADLAARYFAETGAVAGGQALTDATLILEGLAATKPPERLNLRVADDDGTIYIDTGRPDVQTIRIRQGRWTLTERAPVRFLRTKLTGAMPLPAQGGNVEKLWDFVNVDFEDRPVLLAALVAALVQTDVPHPILALFAEQGSAKSTTTRMLVDLIDPSPVPLRQAPRDADSWVTAASGSWVVALDNLSTISPWLSDSLCRAATGDGNVKRALYTDSDLAVIKFRRCVIINGIDVGAVRPDLAERLATVDLRRIDRHMRQPEATMRQQWRTALPGILGGLLDLAAVVHQRLETISVDVSPRMADFSRTLAAVDEILSTHGFRRYLSRANQLSEDSLSADPFIEQLRLHIREPLVAKSGGDLLATVTPTGDTWRRPKEWPRNGRDVTAVLRRHAPALRSLGWAIEDDGARNHRNVLLWTVYPPYKDVSAKQHSQSSRPSRISAPREQSSSVQELPAHRQTVPKGHSADDLDVEAS, from the coding sequence ATGAGCGACAACACCGAGACGGACAAGAAGTCGGTAGCCGCACGCTTGGTCAGCATGGCACAGGAACGCTACCTGCTCGGGCTCTCAGAAGAGGGCGAGCCGTTCGGCGCTGACCGCGACCGCCCGCACTTGGTGATGCTGCTCCGCGCCGGCAAGGCCGGTCTACGCGCCGACCTCGCCGCACGGTACTTCGCCGAAACCGGCGCGGTCGCCGGCGGCCAGGCGCTGACTGACGCCACCCTGATCCTCGAAGGTTTGGCTGCCACGAAGCCGCCCGAACGCCTCAACCTCCGCGTCGCTGACGATGACGGCACCATTTACATCGACACCGGACGGCCCGATGTCCAGACGATTCGTATCCGACAGGGCCGGTGGACGCTCACCGAACGGGCACCTGTGCGCTTTCTGCGTACCAAGTTGACCGGGGCGATGCCGCTGCCGGCTCAGGGCGGGAATGTCGAGAAGCTCTGGGATTTCGTCAACGTCGACTTTGAAGACCGACCGGTCCTCCTTGCTGCCCTCGTTGCCGCTCTTGTCCAGACGGACGTCCCCCACCCGATCTTGGCGCTGTTCGCCGAGCAGGGCAGCGCCAAGAGCACAACCACGCGCATGCTGGTCGATCTCATCGACCCGTCACCGGTCCCCCTGCGGCAGGCACCGCGTGACGCCGACTCGTGGGTCACTGCAGCCTCCGGTTCGTGGGTCGTTGCCTTGGACAACCTGTCGACTATCTCGCCGTGGTTGTCGGATTCTCTGTGCCGCGCCGCCACCGGCGACGGCAACGTCAAACGGGCGTTGTACACAGACTCCGATCTCGCAGTCATCAAATTTCGGCGGTGCGTCATCATCAACGGCATCGACGTCGGAGCAGTGCGGCCCGACCTCGCGGAGCGACTGGCGACTGTCGACCTGCGACGCATTGATCGCCACATGCGACAACCGGAAGCCACGATGCGACAACAGTGGCGCACGGCTCTACCAGGGATTTTGGGCGGGCTTCTCGATCTGGCCGCCGTCGTCCATCAACGGCTGGAAACCATTTCGGTCGACGTGTCGCCACGGATGGCGGACTTCAGTCGCACGCTGGCGGCCGTTGACGAGATTCTGTCGACCCATGGCTTCCGGCGTTACCTGTCACGCGCCAATCAACTCTCCGAAGACAGCCTGTCCGCCGACCCGTTCATCGAACAGCTACGGCTGCACATCCGGGAACCGCTCGTCGCAAAGTCCGGAGGCGACCTGCTGGCGACAGTCACGCCAACCGGCGACACCTGGCGCAGGCCGAAGGAGTGGCCCCGGAACGGGCGGGATGTCACGGCCGTCCTACGACGGCACGCACCCGCGCTACGGAGTCTGGGTTGGGCGATCGAAGACGATGGCGCTCGAAATCATCGGAATGTCCTGTTGTGGACCGTCTACCCGCCCTACAAAGATGTGTCGGCCAAACAACACTCGCAATCCTCGCGTCCCTCGCGCATTTCGGCTCCGCGGGAGCAGTCGTCCTCTGTTCAAGAGCTGCCCGCGCACCGCCAGACTGTCCCGAAGGGTCATTCAGCCGACGATCTAGACGTCGAGGCGTCGTGA
- a CDS encoding PLP-dependent cysteine synthase family protein, with amino-acid sequence MSAGGDIACGGPRDWVDNAVRLIEADARRSADTHLLRYPLPSWADEFDVQLYLKDETTHITGSLKHRLARSLFLYALCNGWIGEGTTVIEASSGSTAVSEAYFAALLGLPFIAVMPSSTSPAKIALIESQGGRCHFVTESAQVYAEAERLAEQTGGHYLDQFTHAERATDWRGNNNIAESIFDQMYQEAHPVPDWIVVGAGTGGTSATIGRYLRYRRHRTRLCVVDPENSAFFPSYAHHDPHVQTGASSRIEGIGRPRVEPSFLPGVVDRMMIVPDSASVAAAQHVGAVLNRRVGPSTGTNIWGAFKLLAEMVAQRRGGSVVTLLADSGDRYADTYFDSEWLASHGLNPSESASVLAQFESSGRWV; translated from the coding sequence GTGAGCGCCGGCGGCGATATCGCCTGTGGCGGGCCACGGGACTGGGTGGACAATGCCGTCCGGCTGATCGAGGCCGACGCGCGGCGCAGCGCCGACACCCATCTGTTGCGGTATCCGCTGCCGTCATGGGCCGACGAGTTCGACGTACAGCTCTACCTCAAGGACGAGACGACGCACATCACCGGCAGCCTCAAGCACCGGCTGGCGCGCTCCCTGTTCCTCTATGCACTGTGCAACGGGTGGATCGGCGAAGGCACCACCGTCATCGAGGCGTCGTCGGGTTCCACCGCGGTGTCCGAGGCGTATTTCGCTGCGCTGCTGGGCCTGCCATTCATTGCCGTGATGCCCTCCTCGACCAGCCCGGCCAAGATCGCCCTCATCGAATCACAGGGCGGGCGTTGCCATTTCGTCACAGAGTCGGCACAGGTCTATGCCGAGGCCGAGCGGTTGGCTGAGCAGACCGGTGGGCATTACCTGGATCAGTTCACCCATGCCGAGCGGGCCACCGACTGGCGGGGCAACAACAACATTGCCGAGTCCATCTTCGACCAGATGTACCAGGAGGCGCACCCGGTGCCGGACTGGATCGTGGTCGGCGCCGGCACCGGCGGCACCAGCGCCACCATCGGCCGCTATCTGCGCTACCGCCGACACCGCACCCGGTTGTGCGTGGTGGACCCGGAGAACTCGGCCTTCTTTCCGTCCTACGCGCACCACGACCCGCATGTCCAAACCGGGGCGTCCTCCCGCATCGAGGGGATCGGGCGACCGCGGGTCGAGCCGTCGTTTCTGCCCGGGGTGGTGGACCGGATGATGATCGTCCCCGACTCCGCCTCGGTGGCCGCGGCCCAGCACGTCGGTGCCGTCCTGAACCGCCGTGTCGGTCCGTCCACGGGCACCAACATCTGGGGCGCGTTCAAGCTGTTGGCCGAGATGGTCGCCCAGCGGCGCGGCGGGTCGGTGGTGACCCTGCTGGCCGACAGCGGCGACCGCTACGCCGACACCTACTTCGACAGCGAGTGGCTGGCCAGCCACGGGTTGAACCCGTCCGAGTCGGCCTCGGTGCTGGCCCAATTCGAATCCTCGGGTCGCTGGGTCTGA
- a CDS encoding TetR family transcriptional regulator has translation MTLPLSRSHGKTRPLEAKSAGGRTRTAVAPASHSSTQRREAILDAALLVATSGGYEAVQMRSVAERAGIAVGTLYRHFPAKTNLLVAALSREFRRLDSADDWASGDGTPLERLERLTTHLHDRWQRDPWLTSAMTRAFAVADTRAAAELDCAAAEIQTLLARTLRGGEPTPADLHIAAIISDVWLANLVAFCGHRASAADTRERIDLATRRVVTSRARPAETA, from the coding sequence ATGACGCTCCCCCTTTCTCGCAGCCATGGCAAAACCCGACCGCTGGAGGCAAAATCAGCCGGCGGCCGGACGCGGACCGCTGTAGCGCCCGCCTCGCATTCATCCACCCAGCGCCGGGAAGCGATTCTGGACGCGGCCCTGCTCGTGGCCACGTCAGGTGGCTATGAGGCGGTTCAGATGCGGTCGGTCGCCGAGCGGGCCGGTATCGCCGTCGGCACGCTCTACCGCCACTTCCCGGCGAAGACCAACTTGTTGGTGGCGGCGCTATCGCGCGAGTTTCGCCGACTCGACTCGGCTGACGACTGGGCTAGCGGTGACGGCACGCCATTGGAACGGCTCGAACGTCTCACCACACACCTACATGACCGCTGGCAGCGCGATCCCTGGCTGACATCAGCCATGACACGAGCGTTCGCCGTTGCAGACACCCGGGCAGCCGCAGAACTAGACTGCGCCGCCGCCGAAATTCAGACCCTGCTGGCCCGCACGCTCAGGGGCGGCGAACCGACTCCAGCCGATTTACACATCGCCGCGATCATCTCCGACGTGTGGCTGGCCAACCTCGTGGCCTTTTGTGGCCACCGAGCGTCGGCCGCCGATACTCGCGAACGCATCGACCTGGCCACTCGGCGCGTGGTGACCAGCCGCGCACGACCCGCGGAAACCGCATAA
- a CDS encoding transposase, whose product MSTQFDAIVQAVIHDWPDYGWSGQLEAAIKQLYLSDLSYPATWSSERREEFAERHAGDDALLLTTSLDDLIDTVTDRYARDHGVLPHRDDATLLLEAARRDAIDELELRFVADLPAEIAALTAHGVGRANGSLTACGPAQRRQSSTLRLSRP is encoded by the coding sequence GTGAGCACGCAATTCGACGCGATCGTCCAGGCGGTCATCCACGACTGGCCTGACTACGGGTGGTCAGGCCAGTTGGAGGCGGCCATCAAGCAGCTGTATCTGTCAGATCTTTCTTATCCAGCAACATGGTCCAGCGAACGCCGCGAGGAGTTCGCAGAGCGCCACGCCGGCGACGATGCGCTTCTTCTCACCACCTCGTTGGACGATCTCATCGATACCGTCACAGATCGCTATGCGCGCGATCACGGAGTTCTCCCCCATCGTGACGATGCGACCCTGCTTCTCGAAGCGGCGCGACGAGACGCAATCGACGAACTGGAGCTCCGCTTCGTGGCTGACCTACCTGCCGAGATCGCCGCGTTGACAGCCCACGGTGTTGGAAGGGCAAATGGCTCTCTGACGGCGTGCGGGCCGGCCCAACGGCGGCAGAGCAGCACACTGCGCCTAAGCCGTCCTTAG
- a CDS encoding DUF6188 family protein, with translation MYTQWIENCVVQRVSVRDGLVLDLDDYNEIVISCPLLLTLPAVDPYPAEAVRIDPLKIATDERPLLNLAGAVCTQAWSGDDGGLHLRFSRGHSIDVDPDSEETAWELYGKRHGYMACLPRGRVRVVRHDLPDSDDANILNNAAQPSAGSARQTH, from the coding sequence ATGTATACCCAATGGATCGAAAATTGTGTCGTGCAACGCGTCTCCGTGCGCGACGGCCTGGTCCTGGACCTGGACGACTACAACGAGATTGTCATCTCGTGCCCCTTGCTGCTGACACTGCCTGCGGTCGACCCGTATCCCGCAGAAGCGGTACGCATCGATCCACTCAAGATCGCGACTGACGAACGCCCGTTGTTGAACCTCGCCGGCGCGGTGTGCACTCAGGCCTGGTCCGGCGACGATGGAGGGCTACACCTGAGGTTCTCGCGTGGACACAGCATCGACGTCGACCCCGATTCCGAGGAAACGGCATGGGAGTTGTACGGCAAGCGCCACGGCTACATGGCATGCCTACCCCGGGGGCGGGTACGCGTGGTCCGCCACGACCTCCCCGACAGCGACGACGCCAACATCCTCAACAACGCCGCACAACCGTCGGCGGGGTCGGCGCGACAGACGCACTAA